The sequence below is a genomic window from Desulfobacterales bacterium.
TTTAAAATAATATATTGTTTATTTATTTGTATTTATTACATTTTAGATTAATTTAAAATTTTAAATTAAACAAAACGAAAGGAGATATTTTTTCATGACGGCAAAATTAATTAAAGGAACAGAAGTTCGAGAACAAATTCTTGAAGAAATTACAGCAGAAGTTGCTCAAATTAAAGAAAAACACGGAGTTGTGCCAGGTCTTGTAACAATTCTTGTTGGACAGAATCCTGCTTCAATATCATATGTTACTTTAAAAATCCAGACAGCTCATAGGGTTGGATTTAAAGAAATTCAGGATTCTCAGCCAGAAACTATTTCAGAATCAGCCCTTCTTGCTCTTATTGACAAATACAATAAAGATGATTCCATTAATGGAATACTTGTTCAACTTCCTCTTCCGAAACATATTAACGAGAAAAAAGTTCTTACTGCTATAGACCCGGACAAAGATGTGGATGGTTTCCATCCTATTAATGTAGGCCGTTTGATGATAGGTGGAAGTGAAGTTAAATTTCCTCCATGCACACCTGCTGGAATTCAAGAACTTATCGTTAGATCAGGCGTTAACACCAATGGAGCTGAAGTAGTTGTAGTTGGAAGATCTAACATAGTTGGCAAACCTATAGCTATTATGATGATGCAGAAAGGTAAAGGCGCTAATTCTACAGTTACTGTAGTTCATACTGCAACAAAAGACCTTGCTTTCCATTGCAAAAGAGCTGATGTTTTAATTGTAGC
It includes:
- the folD gene encoding bifunctional methylenetetrahydrofolate dehydrogenase/methenyltetrahydrofolate cyclohydrolase FolD, whose product is MTAKLIKGTEVREQILEEITAEVAQIKEKHGVVPGLVTILVGQNPASISYVTLKIQTAHRVGFKEIQDSQPETISESALLALIDKYNKDDSINGILVQLPLPKHINEKKVLTAIDPDKDVDGFHPINVGRLMIGGSEVKFPPCTPAGIQELIVRSGVNTNGAEVVVVGRSNIVGKPIAIMMMQKGKGANSTVTVVHTATKDLAFHCKRADVLIVAAGVPNLVKPEWIKPGACVIDVGVNRVGEKISEKTGKSIAILRGDVDFDAAKEIAGSITPVPGGVGPMTITMLMHNTLKSLKYKLNLM